One Chitinophagales bacterium genomic window carries:
- the folK gene encoding 2-amino-4-hydroxy-6-hydroxymethyldihydropteridine diphosphokinase, whose product MPILTFHLLLGSNEGNREAHLLRALDALRARAVVVGVSSVYETAPWGFQQQPDFLNQAVEVIVESEPEAFMLQLKQMEKEAGRVAAPRWGPRVLDIDLLLAEDRIIHTSQLIVPHPRLHERRFALVPLAEIAPNAIHPLLGLSVSALLSRCTDPLPVRIVYPAHEV is encoded by the coding sequence ATGCCTATACTTACCTTTCATCTGTTGCTGGGCAGTAATGAGGGCAATCGGGAGGCTCATTTGCTGCGTGCACTTGATGCGTTGCGTGCACGGGCTGTGGTGGTGGGCGTTTCATCCGTGTATGAGACGGCTCCATGGGGATTTCAGCAGCAGCCGGATTTTTTGAATCAGGCAGTGGAAGTAATCGTGGAGTCGGAGCCTGAGGCCTTTATGCTGCAGCTTAAGCAGATGGAGAAGGAAGCCGGCAGGGTTGCCGCTCCGCGTTGGGGGCCAAGAGTGCTGGATATTGATCTGCTTTTAGCGGAAGACCGTATTATTCACACCTCACAGTTAATTGTTCCACATCCCCGCTTGCATGAGCGCAGATTTGCCCTTGTGCCGCTGGCAGAAATAGCTCCAAACGCAATACATCCCTTATTAGGCCTTTCGGTGAGCGCATTGCTCAGCCGCTGCACTGATCCCTTGCCGGTAAGAATAGTGTATCCTGCCCATGAAGTATAA
- a CDS encoding signal peptide peptidase SppA, whose amino-acid sequence MRQFLKFFFASMFGTIFALLIVFFLILGMLAAASAGFTQAQERVKAKPNSVLHLKLNYPIPERTPKNPLTQLSFSFDPPRLGLNDILKNIRDAKTDDNIKGIYLEVTPTPSAFATLEAIRNALMDFKSSGKFIVAYGEILSQKGYYVASVADKIYANPSGFVEFRGLSSQLVFLKGTLDRLGIEPQIFYAGKFKSATEPLRLEKMSDENREQITSVIVDIYTHFIKNIAEARNLNSELLDSIADNMLIVKVEDAVHYSLIDGLAYFDEVIKELKERSGLTEDDKLPLMSIQKYRKSTLRQKEGGDEIAVLYAQGAIIDGQGDEDEIGSERFAKAIRDIRENKKIKALVMRINSGGGSVLASEVILREVMLAREKMPVIVSMGDVAASGGYYIACMADTILAQPNTITGSIGVFGLLPNMQKFFNDKLGMTFDGVKTGKFSDMGTVSRPMTEEERAIWQKEIDRIYLEFKERVASGRGMSADKVESIAQGRIWTGLQAKDNGLVDLIGGLDEAISIAAEKAQLTDYELKDYPKQKDPFEKLMEELSGTTQSLLRSTRWAPYYSALEKLTEIEKLCGIQARLPYELEIN is encoded by the coding sequence ATGAGACAATTTCTGAAGTTCTTTTTCGCTTCCATGTTCGGAACCATCTTTGCCCTGCTGATTGTCTTTTTCCTGATTCTGGGTATGCTGGCAGCAGCGTCAGCCGGCTTTACACAGGCTCAGGAAAGGGTAAAGGCGAAGCCTAATTCTGTCTTACACCTGAAGCTGAACTACCCTATTCCCGAAAGAACACCCAAAAACCCATTAACCCAACTGAGCTTTTCTTTTGACCCGCCCCGCCTGGGATTGAATGATATCCTGAAAAACATTCGCGATGCAAAAACGGATGATAACATTAAGGGCATTTATCTGGAAGTGACCCCCACCCCTTCTGCATTCGCCACCCTGGAGGCAATACGGAATGCACTGATGGATTTTAAGTCTTCAGGCAAATTCATCGTTGCCTATGGCGAAATACTTTCGCAAAAAGGCTATTATGTTGCCTCTGTTGCCGATAAGATTTACGCAAACCCTTCCGGTTTTGTAGAGTTCAGAGGCCTGTCTTCGCAACTGGTTTTTCTCAAAGGCACTCTTGACCGCCTGGGCATTGAGCCGCAGATATTCTATGCCGGAAAATTCAAAAGTGCTACAGAGCCCCTGCGCCTGGAAAAAATGAGCGATGAAAACCGCGAGCAAATCACTTCAGTAATTGTTGACATCTATACCCATTTCATCAAAAACATTGCTGAAGCCCGCAACTTGAATAGTGAGTTGCTGGATAGTATTGCTGACAACATGCTGATTGTAAAGGTAGAAGACGCAGTGCACTACAGCCTGATTGACGGGCTTGCCTATTTTGATGAAGTGATTAAAGAACTTAAAGAGCGCAGCGGACTTACCGAAGATGATAAGTTGCCCCTCATGAGCATTCAGAAATACCGTAAATCTACACTTCGGCAAAAGGAAGGCGGTGACGAAATCGCTGTGCTTTATGCTCAGGGTGCCATCATTGATGGACAAGGAGATGAAGATGAAATCGGCTCCGAACGTTTTGCCAAAGCTATTCGTGATATCCGGGAAAACAAGAAAATCAAAGCTCTGGTGATGCGCATTAATTCCGGAGGAGGCAGCGTACTGGCTTCTGAAGTCATTCTGCGTGAAGTGATGTTGGCCCGTGAAAAAATGCCGGTTATCGTATCCATGGGTGATGTGGCTGCATCCGGGGGCTATTACATCGCCTGTATGGCAGACACCATCCTTGCGCAGCCCAACACCATTACAGGCTCTATTGGCGTATTTGGCTTGCTTCCAAACATGCAAAAATTCTTCAATGACAAATTGGGGATGACCTTTGACGGAGTTAAAACGGGAAAATTCTCTGACATGGGCACCGTGTCGCGCCCCATGACGGAGGAAGAACGGGCTATCTGGCAAAAAGAAATAGACCGCATCTATCTGGAATTCAAAGAAAGAGTAGCCTCCGGCCGGGGCATGTCAGCCGATAAAGTAGAAAGCATTGCCCAGGGACGTATATGGACAGGACTGCAGGCAAAAGACAACGGCCTGGTTGACCTCATCGGCGGCCTGGACGAAGCCATCAGCATTGCTGCCGAAAAAGCCCAACTCACCGACTATGAACTGAAAGATTACCCAAAACAGAAAGATCCATTTGAAAAACTTATGGAAGAATTAAGCGGCACAACGCAATCCTTGCTGCGCAGCACCCGATGGGCTCCTTACTATTCCGCATTGGAAAAACTAACCGAAATAGAAAAGCTCTGCGGCATACAGGCAAGGCTCCCTTACGAGCTGGAGATTAACTAA